The Mycolicibacterium aichiense region GCCGTTGCGGATCGACAGCACCGGCGGCAGCACGGTGCGGACGTCTTGAGCAAACTCTTCGAGCAGTTCGTAGATGCGTTCCGGTTCGGCGTTGGTCACCGACACCATCGGCGGACGGTCACCGAGGACCGAAATGCCGCGACGACGGGCAACCAGCGTGCCCGCGGCGCCGATCAGCTGGGCCAGAGCGAGCAACTGGACGTCCTTGGCGCCACCGGCACGCAGCGCCTCGACGGCCAGCACGCCCTGGGAGTGGCCCGCGACGGCCACCGGCGGGGCGGCCGCAAGATCCATGCCCTGACGCGCCAGTGCACGCGTGGCGGCAATCTGAGTCAGCAGGACGCCGGGGACCGACACCGCAGCCGAGGTCAGCTGCTTGGCCGAGGGCACCGGTTCCTCAGCGGCCAGCGCGCGCACCCAGCGCAGCGGCTCGAAGCCGATCGGGCGGACCACGACGAGCTCGTCTGCGACGGGCTCGAGCAGCAGTTCAGCCTCGCCGGCCAGCGTCGCGAGCTCAGATTCGATCCCGGCCGAGGTGACCAGCTCTTCGAGGGTTTCCAGCCAGGCGCTGCCCTGCCCACCGAAGGCCACGGCGTACGGCTCACCGGCGTTGAGACGGTCGACCAGCGCATGCGTGGTTGTCCCCGAGGCGCCCCCGCGCCATGATCCGTCGCCCGTGGACAGCCTGTCGTGCTCGTGGATCGTCACCTTGTATATCTCCCTGTCGTGCTCGTCGTCGCGGTCGTCGCGTCTTCGTTTCGTATGTCTGTGTGGGCGATTCCCCGTCGAATCACGGCCGCCGCGCGCTTCCCCCTGGAGGGCGCCGGCTGACATCTCGGCTGTACTAAGAGTGGCATAAGAACCAGCACTATTTTCCGCCCGAGATTGGTTACTGACGAGTTCTACGGACGGGTAACAGCACGCTGGGTAACACCGCGCCGAACAGGCGCCCAGACATCGGCGGACAAACGTCCTGCATGCAGGTGGTTACGGTTGAGTAGGCGAAACAGTGCTGTTCAAAGCACGATTGTTATCGAATCGTTACCTGTCGATTTTCCGTCGCGCGTCTGCGCACGAGATCGCCGCCCAAGCACTTGCTCGGTTTTTCAGTCCACAATTGTTCACCAAAATGGCGTCGTTGAGTTTGCTGGCAAATCCTTACTAGCCGGTAAGTTTTTCGCCTTGACTCAGTCCCACTGGCCGAATTGTGGCTTCAGGATGTTGTTCACGTCGACGCCCACCCCCGCCACCGTGCGCTTGTCGATCTCCACCTGATGCAGGTGCGCGGCGGGGTGCGTGTAGCCCTTCGGGGAGCCCCAGTTGTGCTGCCAGAACCAGGACCCGAGACCGTCCTGCAGGGCCCAGTCGATGACCTTGGAGTTCCCGTACACGCCGACGCGCTGATGTCCGATCACCGATTCCCAGGCCCGTAGGTAGGGCGCGACCTGTGTTGTGTACTGATCCGGGGTCGGGTCGTCGTCGATCGACACGTAGATCGGCGCGGCGACCGGGCCACCGGCGGCGGTATGCAGCTGCCAGCCCCGCTTGGCGTGGATGAGCCCGGCCTGCTGGCCGCCGAGCCAGTCCGCGGTGGCCTGCTTGCCGAACTGATAGTTGGACACGATCTTCAGACCCGCCTGGTACAGATCGCGGGCCTCGGTCAGCTGAATCGGCTTGCCCAGCATCCAGTCTCCGCCCGGCCGCCGGTCCGAGACGTAC contains the following coding sequences:
- a CDS encoding glycoside hydrolase domain-containing protein yields the protein MSMSRRDVLKLAAATPAAVGLGTLASTLAASVASAEPATAATGSLGVLLDYAAGVISASDLKASGALGAIRYVSDRRPGGDWMLGKPIQLTEARDLYQAGLKIVSNYQFGKQATADWLGGQQAGLIHAKRGWQLHTAAGGPVAAPIYVSIDDDPTPDQYTTQVAPYLRAWESVIGHQRVGVYGNSKVIDWALQDGLGSWFWQHNWGSPKGYTHPAAHLHQVEIDKRTVAGVGVDVNNILKPQFGQWD